From Corticium candelabrum chromosome 13, ooCorCand1.1, whole genome shotgun sequence, a single genomic window includes:
- the LOC134189242 gene encoding uncharacterized protein LOC134189242: MTGSFYLIRPRGSASGFLISSNVMKTTLATKGKRTSSVSLAIGKDGGCIRSSESYIFIPEDAVSTLTTFTLETDVDPLLMPPVDIKNEQILSPVLRILPSPVIPKFGKHAHLFFLPVVPLAASNQDVGGLLELKMSQSINERKVWKTVLHLNTKSNQFTTASSVSYDPKTFLEYVSHFRDFAWVRKVIRWLRRALGIIPSSRNISYALFGKEILRFRWEIVAYIIHFPIYDTLVKDLRARSYHELHSPLRDCIGVNGKVRLEISCSVPWKVICGGDAHEISTESIWNAAVDARCFRRFNLEATNNIVDTLDCIVNAIFIPDEKCPATFLPVSMPVSHSLDSALISQPEIAATLIVSNRTEESVTAISNNNTYLERILYTRDTERAGKYYRSILEICDSMLNPSSLANEKSILAKLGDTAPKMDLKIPLVDGRCSVE; this comes from the exons ATGACGGGTTCTTTTTATCTTATTCGTCCTCGTG GTTCAGCTTCGGGTTTTCTTATTTCTTCGAATGTTATGAAAACTACATTAGCAACAAAAGGCAAACGAACAAGCTCGGTCTCATTAGCTATTGGCAAAGATGGAGGATGCATTCGATCAAGTGAAAGTTATATCTTTATTCCAGAAGACGCCGTTTCTACGTTAACTACTTTCACTCTTGAAACTGACGTCGATCCTCTATTGATGCCaccagttgatatcaaaaacgAACAAATTCTAAGCCCGGTGTTACGCATACTGCCATCGCCGGTTATTCCAAAATTTGGTAAACACGCGCATCTGTTTTTCCTACCTGTCGTACCACTTGCGGCAAGCAATCAGGATGTTGGAGGGCTGTTGGAGCTGAAGATGAGTCAGTCAATAAATGAACGAAAGGTGTGGAAAACTGTATTGCATCTCAATACGAAAAGCAATCAATTTACGACGGCTTCATCTGTTTCTTATGATCCAAAGACGTTCTTGGAATATGTTAGCCACTTTCGGGATTTTGCGTGGGTTCGTAAAGTAATCAGATGGCTACGTCGCGCGCTAGGCATAATTCCGTCTTCGCGAAATATTAGTTACGCTTTGTTTGGCAAGGAAATACTGCGATTTAGGTGGGAGATCGTTGCTTACATTATCCACTTTCCAATCTACGATACCTTGGTTAAGGATCTAAGAGCAAGATCTTACCACGAGTTACATTCTCCACTCAGAGATTGCATTGGTGTAAATGGAAAAGTTCGCTTAGAAATTAGTTGTAGTGTTCCATGGAAGGTGATTTGCGGAGGAGATGCTCATGAGATTTCAACTGAGAGCATCTGGAATGCTGCAGTTGATGCTAGATGCTTTCGCCGATTCAACTTGGAAGCTACAAATAATATTGTTGACACTTTAGATTGCATCGTGAATGCGATATTTATACCGGACGAGAAATGTCCTGCAACGTTTTTGCCAGTATCAATGCCTGTCTCACACTCACTCGACAGTGCATTAATTTCCCAGCCAGAAATAGCAG CTACTCTAATTGTAAGCAACAGAACAGAAGAATCAGTAACGGCTATCAGCAATAATAATACATATTTGGAG cGTATCCTATATACTCGAGACACTGAGCGCGCTGGTAAGTATTATAGGAGCATTCTGGAGATATGCGATAGTATGCTGAATCCGTCTTCACTCGCTAATGAGAAATCCATTCTAGCCAAGTTGG GAGATACTGCTCCTAAGATGGACTTGAAAATTCCTCTGGTAGACGGCAGGTGCAGTGTGGAGTGA
- the LOC134189275 gene encoding uncharacterized protein LOC134189275 translates to MIGVSADQIETGQSSESFRVNSTVEVADTTDGNSELKPILASQGWKYDAFLCHAGEDKRKFVGPLNKEMRKKHQIVSFFDADSLSEGRMAQTDIAEAIIQSPLFVVILSHKFKGKRYPAAEVKAALEFNKNGPDSFEFKSRYKKVIPVFYKLTADECSGCDIEILNILAGITGIEKKQNEDVRSFVNYVAQKILKHVKAQKDKPEVETLPEMSPVHTRVKEIFDEFKKRT, encoded by the exons ATGATAGGTGTTAGTGCTGATCAGATCGAAACCGGGCAATCGTCAGAGTCATTCAGAGTCAATTCGACTGTAGAAGTGGCAGATACCACTGACGGTAATAGTGAATTAAAG CCCATTCTAGCTTCTCAAGGCTGGAAGTACGACGCGTTTTTGTGTCATGCCGGTGAAGACAAAAGGAAATTCGTCGGTCCTCTAAACAAggagatgagaaagaaacatcagattgtttcattttttgatGCTGATTCCTTATCAGAAGGACGcatggcacagacagacattgccGAAGCCATTATACAGTCTCCTCTATTTGTCGTTATACTCAGCCATAAATTTAAAGGAAAACGTTATCCTGCAGCAGAAGTAAAAGCAGCACTTGAATTTAACAAAAATGGACCTGACTCATTTGAATTTAAATCACGTTACAAGAAGGTCATACCAGTCTTTTACAAGCTTACAGCCGATGAATGCAGCGGCTGTGATATCGAGATTTTAAACATATTAGCTGGAATTACTGGCATTGAGAAGAAGCAGAATGAAGACGTTAGAAGTTTTGTGAATTACGTTGCCCAGAAAATTTTAAAACATGTTAAAGCCCAAAAAGATAAAC CTGAAGTGGAGACCCTTCCGGAAATGTCACCTGTTCATACTCGGGTAAAAGAGATCTTCGATGAATTTAAGAAAAGGACCTAG
- the LOC134189243 gene encoding uncharacterized protein K02A2.6-like: MTELRRLSKQCDFGGYLDIALRDQLVCGLYHEAVQRKILVELELTLTKAVHIAQAAKNASDESHALRGNTTRRPPVKQVETAFSVQYDTASGAYNARQLDSRECYRCGGRGHHPSTCKFKFQKCHFCKEQEHISRVLRKRSQQMSSRRAPRPYVPQRKDRVKSTLQVAGSQIPTEVDTRATVTVIPISVYEQYLSHVQLHASTVSLKTYNGGSLKVKEEVSVTVRYGEQHATANNIGVDGQGKPAILGRNGLSQIRLDWGSLFSVEAHRMFDPKEKFPRLFGSSVGTVQGHEARITLIAEANPRFYRPRPVPYALQEEVNQELDSMQREGVIRSVEKSDWATPVVVIRKGDAPGTWQRTIDNLLSGIPGVICYLDNILVVGENEEQHEQRLLTVLRQLDKAVGREFTLVTDHRPLLKILRPYEGVPTLAAARLQRWTLLLSAYNYKLKFKSIVENKEADWLSRLPIAMQGIDPNEEIYHVDYCDQLPVTATEIAREIQKGPIPRKAYKYTRSGWITSGNQCLEP, translated from the exons ATGACTGAACTGCGCAGGCTATCGAAGCAATGCGATTTCGGAGGCTACCTGGATATAGCGCTCAGGGATCAACTGGTGTGCGGATTATATCATGAGGCTGTGCAGAGAAAGATCCTCGTCGAATTAGAGCTGACCTTAACGAAGGCAGTCCACATTGCACAAGCCGCTAAAAATGCGAGCGACGAATCGCACGCTTTACGCGGGAATACCACAAGGCGACCACCTGTAAAGCAAGTCGAAACGGCGTTTAGCGTACAATATGACACAGCAAGTGGCGCTTACAACGCAAGGCAATTAGACAGCAGAGAATGCTATAGATGTGGTGGGCGTGGACATCACCCCAGTACATGCAAATTCAAGTTTCAGAAGTGTCATTTCTGCAAGGAACAAGAGCATATCAGTAGAGTACTCCGCAAACGATCTCAACAAATGAGCTCAAGAAGGGCACCGCGGCCGTACGTACCACAGCGAAAG GACAGAGTCAAGAGCACACTGCAAGTAGCCGGCAGTCAGATACCAACAGAGGTGGACACAAGAGCCACAGTGACGGTAATACCCATCAGTGTATATGAGCAGTATCTGTCCCATGTCCAGCTACATGCAAGTACGGTGTCATTGAAGACGTACAATGGTGGAAGCCTCAAGGTGAAAGAAGAGGTAAGTGTAACAGTGAGATACGGTGAGCAGCATGCTACTGCTAATAATATAGGAGTAGATGGACAGGGTAAACCAGCCATTCTGGGAAGGAACGGATTAAGTCAGATCCGGCTCGATTGGGGATCTCTGTTTAGTGTTGAGGCACACCGAATGTTTGACCCTAAGGAGAAGTTTCCAAGATTATTTGGTTCCAGCGTGGGTACTGTACAAGGGCATGAGGCAAGAATTACACTGATAGCTGAGGCTAACCCGAGATTTTACAGGCCTCGACCAGTGCCATATGCTCTACAAGAAGAGGTCAATCAGGAACTAGATAGCATGCAACGCGAGGGAGTGATACGATCAGTAGAGAAGAGTGACTGGGCAACTCCAGTAGTTGTAATTCGGAAAGGGGATG CGCCTGGAACTTGGCAGCGAACTATAGACAACCTCTTGTCAGGAATTCCTGGTGTCATCTGCTATTTGGACAACATATTAGTAGTTGGCGAAAATGAAGAACAACATGAGCAGCGGTTGTTAACAGTGCTGAGACAATTGGATAAGGCTG TGGGCAGAGAATTTACGTTGGTTACAGACCATCGGCCCCTTCTGAAGATCTTGAGACCATATGAAGGCGTCCCAACATTGGCAGCAGCCCGGTTACAACGATGGACACTGCTTCTTAGTGCATACAACTACAAGCTAAAATTCAAGTCAATAGTAGAGAACAAGGAAGCAGATTGGTTGTCCAGATTGCCGATAGCTATGCAAGGGATTGACCCAAATGAGGAGATTTACCATGTAGACTACTGCGATCAGTTGCCAGTGACGGCAACCGAAATAGCCAGAGAAATCCAGAAAGGTCCAATACCGAGAAAGGCTTATAAATATACCCGAAGTGGATGGATAACTTCAGGGAATCAGTGTTTAGAGCCTTAA
- the LOC134189141 gene encoding 52 kDa repressor of the inhibitor of the protein kinase-like isoform X2: protein MKRRSKDQLTISALFEAARKRSRGGDPTQESVDSERASSHSINLELNPMTSEAYETADLSIEVTGSGGSGDHVSDRVEVLAFVNGDERDPAEACRAIRNDVGELVDPNKLQDDTKLSLLLGHFVPDSHFPFPPRQEKKSGRDTKRYFQLQWLEKYNWLVYSPSQNGGYCLPCALFSTDQSTGQLCKQAMVKFTKASETLRKHDQQECHKVCCTRASHFIATRRHGQANILQLVVDQGSKQKQENIAKLCALIKTVEFCGRQNISLRGHREKGFTWDPNEQLACNPGNFLALLRFRVDAGDEHLLRDFHMSQSARGLRASYLSPTIQNELIECCGKVIQEDILRDVRKAPFFSVCADESADASNQEQLPLVLRFVDESGLIREELAEFLCCSDGTTGLALANLLLTTMTEMGLQPKEKLRGQGYDGAGNMAGPLQGCASRVTAECPKALYLHCSAHCLNLCIIRLSKLPFIQSMWSSLLDVNIFFKYSPKRAHAMAEIVHEWRQGEGGDSKKKLVDLCKTRWVARHEALVVFAELYPAVLTTLETISRNRGGTVTWNATSSSSATSLHNNLTQFRFLATFVITSKLMAAIQSLTSSLQEKATDVAKAYKHVARVISVLQDMRDNINDRHGEWWTDVQALCLKTGVQESLPRYCSRQTYRGNIPAQTPVDYYRLNVSIPLLDDIISQMNIRFGNLQQLAMKGMSFMPTILLRDASAKADILEFGKAYQSDFPTASPNLDALSAEIDLWIAILKSLPISEHPATVAEALRLAMGNPLIPTVSRLLRLVCTWPVTSCECERSISALNRVKTSLRASMSQIRFNGLVMLHVHYNRKLSHLDVIRLFSARNPRKIILPNFGEPYSDSELANTFVLDTDSPEDTWDTELDS from the exons ATGAAGAGGCGTTCTAAAGACCAACTGACCATCAGTGCTCTCTTTGAAGCTGCTAGAAAGAGATCTCGAGGCGGGGACCCCACTCAAGAGAGTGTAGATTCTGAGCGGGCATCGTCGCATTCCATCAATTTGGAACTGAACCCAATGACAAGTGAAGCATATGAAACTGCAGACCTCAGTATAGAAGTCACTGGATCTGGTGGCAGCGGGGATCATGTAAGCGATCGTGTTGAAGTGCTTGCATTTGTCAATGGGGATGAACGTGATCCTGCTGAAGCCTGCAGAGCGATTA GAAACGATGTTGGAGAACTGGTAGATCCAAACAAACTGCAGGATGATACAAAGCTCTCCTTGCTGTTGGGTCATTTTGTTCCAGACAGCCACTTTCCGTTTCCTCCTCGGCAAGAGAAGAAGAGTGGGCGAGATACCAAGCGCTATTTTCAATTACAATGGCTTGAAAAGTATAACTGGCTAGTTTATTCTCCAAGCCAAAATGGTGGATATTGTCTACCTTGTGCACTTTTCAGCACTGATCAATCAACAGGCCAGCTCTGCAAACAAGCAATGGTAAAGTTCACCAAAGCGTCTGAGACCCTTAGAAAGCATGACCAACAGGAATGTCATAAGGTCTGCTGTACCAGGGCCAGCCATTTCATTGCAACCAGGAGACATGGTCAGGCAAATATTCTTCAGCTTGTCGTAGACCAAGGgagtaagcaaaaacaggAAAATATAGCCAAGCTTTGTGCCTTGATCAAGACTGTAGAGTTTTGTGGACGCCAGAACATTTCTTTGCGTGGCCACAGAGAGAAAGGATTTACTTGGGACCCCAACGAACAGTTAGCATGTAATCCTGGAAACTTTCTAGCTCTATTGCGTTTTCGTGTGGACGCAGGTGATGAACACTTGTTGAGGGACTTCCATATGTCTCAGTCTGCTCGAGGACTACGTGCGTCTTACCTGAGCCCAACAATACAGAACGAGTTGATTGAGTGCTGTGGGAAGGTTATACAAGAAGACATATTGAGAGATGTCAGAAAAGCACCATTTTTCTCAGTGTGTGCAGACGAATCTGCTGATGCCAGCAACCAAGAACAGTTGCCCCTGGTTCTTCGTTTCGTCGATGAGTCTGGACTCATTCGTGAAGAGTTGGCTGAATTTCTCTGTTGCTCTGATGGCACCACCGGGCTAGCTTTAGCTAATCTGCTACTGACCACAATGACGGAAATGGGCTTGCAGCCAAAAGAGAAGCTTCGTGGACAAGGCTACGACGGTGCAGGGAATATGGCTGGACCTTTGCAGGGTTGTGCAAGCAGAGTAACTGCAGAATGCCCAAAAGCGCTGTACCTCCATTGCAGTGCACATTGTCTCAACCTGTGTATAATAAGGCTAAGCAAACTGCCTTTCATCCAGTCTATGTGGTCATCATTGTTAGACGTCAACATCTTTTTCAAATATTCACCAAAGCGTGCTCATGCTATGGCTGAGATAGTTCATGAATGGCGTCAAGGAGAGGGTGGCGACTCAAAGAAAAAGTTGGTTGATTTGTGCAAAACAAGGTGGGTAGCGCGACATGAAGCCCTTGTCGTGTTTGCTGAGCTTTATCCAGCTGTTTTAACGACGTTGGAGACAATCAGCAGAAACAGGGGTGGAACAGTTACATGGAACGCTACTAGCTCCTCCTCTGCTACATCTCTCCACAATAACCTAACCCAGTTCCgatttcttgcaacatttgTGATAACATCAAAATTGATGGCTGCAATTCAAAGCCTAACATCAAGTCTCCAAGAGAAAGCCACAGATGTTGCAAAGGCTTACAAACACGTCGCTAGAGTCATCTCCGTTCTTCAAGATATGCGGGACAACATCAACGACAGGCATGGTGAATGGTGGACAGACGTTCAGGCTTTGTGTCTGAAGACTGGAGTGCAAGAGAGTCTCCCAAGATATTGCAGTAGGCAGACGTACCGTGGGAACATTCCAGCGCAAACGCCAGTTGACTACTATCGCCTGAACGTGAGTATACCGCTACTAGATGACATTATTTCGCAAATGAATATCCGGTTTGGAAACCTTCAACAACTAGCTATGAAAGGAATGTCATTTATGCCGACGATTTTGCTACGTGATGCTTCAGCCAAAGCAGATATTCTTGAATTTGGAAAGGCATATCAAAGTGATTTTCCTACTGCGAGTCCGAACTTGGATGCGCTGTCTGCAGAAATTGACTTGTGGATTGCCATACTGAAATCACTGCCCATTTCAGAGCACCCCGCTACTGTAGCAGAAGCGTTGCGTTTGGCAATGGGTAATCCACTAATTCCAACTGTGTCGAGGCTATTGCGCCTTGTCTGCACCTGGCCTGTGACGTCCTGTGAGTGCGAGCGGTCTATAAGTGCTCTCAATCGCGTCAAGACATCTCTCCGGGCATCCATGTCGCAGATCCGATTCAACGGACTTGTCATGCTGCATGTCCATTAcaacaggaagttgtcacacttGGACGTGATCCGCTTATTTTCTGCCAGGAACCCGAGAAAGATTATTCTCCCAAACTTTGGAGAGCCATACTCAGACAGTGAACTAGCTAACACTTTTGTACTGGATACTGATTCACCAGAAGACACGTGGGACACTGAGCTAGACAGCTAA
- the LOC134189141 gene encoding 52 kDa repressor of the inhibitor of the protein kinase-like isoform X1, giving the protein MKRRSKDQLTISALFEAARKRSRGGDPTQESVDSERASSHSINLELNPMTSEAYETADLSIEVTGSGGSGDHVSDRVEVLAFVNGDERDPAEACRAISECTAVGGCTVINSVSYDVVGNDVGELVDPNKLQDDTKLSLLLGHFVPDSHFPFPPRQEKKSGRDTKRYFQLQWLEKYNWLVYSPSQNGGYCLPCALFSTDQSTGQLCKQAMVKFTKASETLRKHDQQECHKVCCTRASHFIATRRHGQANILQLVVDQGSKQKQENIAKLCALIKTVEFCGRQNISLRGHREKGFTWDPNEQLACNPGNFLALLRFRVDAGDEHLLRDFHMSQSARGLRASYLSPTIQNELIECCGKVIQEDILRDVRKAPFFSVCADESADASNQEQLPLVLRFVDESGLIREELAEFLCCSDGTTGLALANLLLTTMTEMGLQPKEKLRGQGYDGAGNMAGPLQGCASRVTAECPKALYLHCSAHCLNLCIIRLSKLPFIQSMWSSLLDVNIFFKYSPKRAHAMAEIVHEWRQGEGGDSKKKLVDLCKTRWVARHEALVVFAELYPAVLTTLETISRNRGGTVTWNATSSSSATSLHNNLTQFRFLATFVITSKLMAAIQSLTSSLQEKATDVAKAYKHVARVISVLQDMRDNINDRHGEWWTDVQALCLKTGVQESLPRYCSRQTYRGNIPAQTPVDYYRLNVSIPLLDDIISQMNIRFGNLQQLAMKGMSFMPTILLRDASAKADILEFGKAYQSDFPTASPNLDALSAEIDLWIAILKSLPISEHPATVAEALRLAMGNPLIPTVSRLLRLVCTWPVTSCECERSISALNRVKTSLRASMSQIRFNGLVMLHVHYNRKLSHLDVIRLFSARNPRKIILPNFGEPYSDSELANTFVLDTDSPEDTWDTELDS; this is encoded by the coding sequence ATGAAGAGGCGTTCTAAAGACCAACTGACCATCAGTGCTCTCTTTGAAGCTGCTAGAAAGAGATCTCGAGGCGGGGACCCCACTCAAGAGAGTGTAGATTCTGAGCGGGCATCGTCGCATTCCATCAATTTGGAACTGAACCCAATGACAAGTGAAGCATATGAAACTGCAGACCTCAGTATAGAAGTCACTGGATCTGGTGGCAGCGGGGATCATGTAAGCGATCGTGTTGAAGTGCTTGCATTTGTCAATGGGGATGAACGTGATCCTGCTGAAGCCTGCAGAGCGATTAGTGAGTGTACTGCAGTCGGCGGCTGTACAGTAATAAATAGTGTATCGTATGATGTCGTAGGAAACGATGTTGGAGAACTGGTAGATCCAAACAAACTGCAGGATGATACAAAGCTCTCCTTGCTGTTGGGTCATTTTGTTCCAGACAGCCACTTTCCGTTTCCTCCTCGGCAAGAGAAGAAGAGTGGGCGAGATACCAAGCGCTATTTTCAATTACAATGGCTTGAAAAGTATAACTGGCTAGTTTATTCTCCAAGCCAAAATGGTGGATATTGTCTACCTTGTGCACTTTTCAGCACTGATCAATCAACAGGCCAGCTCTGCAAACAAGCAATGGTAAAGTTCACCAAAGCGTCTGAGACCCTTAGAAAGCATGACCAACAGGAATGTCATAAGGTCTGCTGTACCAGGGCCAGCCATTTCATTGCAACCAGGAGACATGGTCAGGCAAATATTCTTCAGCTTGTCGTAGACCAAGGgagtaagcaaaaacaggAAAATATAGCCAAGCTTTGTGCCTTGATCAAGACTGTAGAGTTTTGTGGACGCCAGAACATTTCTTTGCGTGGCCACAGAGAGAAAGGATTTACTTGGGACCCCAACGAACAGTTAGCATGTAATCCTGGAAACTTTCTAGCTCTATTGCGTTTTCGTGTGGACGCAGGTGATGAACACTTGTTGAGGGACTTCCATATGTCTCAGTCTGCTCGAGGACTACGTGCGTCTTACCTGAGCCCAACAATACAGAACGAGTTGATTGAGTGCTGTGGGAAGGTTATACAAGAAGACATATTGAGAGATGTCAGAAAAGCACCATTTTTCTCAGTGTGTGCAGACGAATCTGCTGATGCCAGCAACCAAGAACAGTTGCCCCTGGTTCTTCGTTTCGTCGATGAGTCTGGACTCATTCGTGAAGAGTTGGCTGAATTTCTCTGTTGCTCTGATGGCACCACCGGGCTAGCTTTAGCTAATCTGCTACTGACCACAATGACGGAAATGGGCTTGCAGCCAAAAGAGAAGCTTCGTGGACAAGGCTACGACGGTGCAGGGAATATGGCTGGACCTTTGCAGGGTTGTGCAAGCAGAGTAACTGCAGAATGCCCAAAAGCGCTGTACCTCCATTGCAGTGCACATTGTCTCAACCTGTGTATAATAAGGCTAAGCAAACTGCCTTTCATCCAGTCTATGTGGTCATCATTGTTAGACGTCAACATCTTTTTCAAATATTCACCAAAGCGTGCTCATGCTATGGCTGAGATAGTTCATGAATGGCGTCAAGGAGAGGGTGGCGACTCAAAGAAAAAGTTGGTTGATTTGTGCAAAACAAGGTGGGTAGCGCGACATGAAGCCCTTGTCGTGTTTGCTGAGCTTTATCCAGCTGTTTTAACGACGTTGGAGACAATCAGCAGAAACAGGGGTGGAACAGTTACATGGAACGCTACTAGCTCCTCCTCTGCTACATCTCTCCACAATAACCTAACCCAGTTCCgatttcttgcaacatttgTGATAACATCAAAATTGATGGCTGCAATTCAAAGCCTAACATCAAGTCTCCAAGAGAAAGCCACAGATGTTGCAAAGGCTTACAAACACGTCGCTAGAGTCATCTCCGTTCTTCAAGATATGCGGGACAACATCAACGACAGGCATGGTGAATGGTGGACAGACGTTCAGGCTTTGTGTCTGAAGACTGGAGTGCAAGAGAGTCTCCCAAGATATTGCAGTAGGCAGACGTACCGTGGGAACATTCCAGCGCAAACGCCAGTTGACTACTATCGCCTGAACGTGAGTATACCGCTACTAGATGACATTATTTCGCAAATGAATATCCGGTTTGGAAACCTTCAACAACTAGCTATGAAAGGAATGTCATTTATGCCGACGATTTTGCTACGTGATGCTTCAGCCAAAGCAGATATTCTTGAATTTGGAAAGGCATATCAAAGTGATTTTCCTACTGCGAGTCCGAACTTGGATGCGCTGTCTGCAGAAATTGACTTGTGGATTGCCATACTGAAATCACTGCCCATTTCAGAGCACCCCGCTACTGTAGCAGAAGCGTTGCGTTTGGCAATGGGTAATCCACTAATTCCAACTGTGTCGAGGCTATTGCGCCTTGTCTGCACCTGGCCTGTGACGTCCTGTGAGTGCGAGCGGTCTATAAGTGCTCTCAATCGCGTCAAGACATCTCTCCGGGCATCCATGTCGCAGATCCGATTCAACGGACTTGTCATGCTGCATGTCCATTAcaacaggaagttgtcacacttGGACGTGATCCGCTTATTTTCTGCCAGGAACCCGAGAAAGATTATTCTCCCAAACTTTGGAGAGCCATACTCAGACAGTGAACTAGCTAACACTTTTGTACTGGATACTGATTCACCAGAAGACACGTGGGACACTGAGCTAGACAGCTAA